A window of Lysobacter terrestris contains these coding sequences:
- a CDS encoding cytochrome c biogenesis CcdA family protein: MLDYALAAVAGIATIASPCILPVLPIVLATTAGRSRIEPLLIIIGFVLSFALGGILIGAMASSSGEAQQAIRTASIVVLLVAGLGCVWATPFEWLAARTQHLLAVLRPNRAPSRLPQGKANALIVGASLGVAWTPCAGPVLTAVLALAASAQAPGEATALLGLYALGAGVPMLAIAYGGHWVSSRLSFFNRRADLFRKVFGVVAIGVAALQLLHCDTTLIAWATQWLPVISTGL; encoded by the coding sequence ATGTTGGATTACGCACTTGCCGCCGTCGCCGGCATCGCGACGATCGCCTCGCCGTGCATCTTGCCGGTGCTTCCGATCGTGCTTGCGACCACCGCCGGCCGTAGCCGTATCGAGCCGCTCCTCATCATCATCGGCTTCGTCCTTTCGTTCGCGCTGGGTGGAATCCTCATCGGCGCGATGGCGTCGAGTTCGGGCGAAGCGCAGCAGGCTATCCGCACAGCTTCCATAGTCGTGCTCCTCGTTGCAGGTCTTGGCTGTGTGTGGGCGACGCCGTTCGAATGGCTGGCGGCCCGCACGCAACACCTGCTCGCCGTGCTCCGCCCCAACCGTGCGCCCTCGCGCTTGCCGCAGGGAAAGGCCAACGCACTCATCGTCGGTGCCTCGCTGGGTGTCGCGTGGACACCATGCGCCGGGCCCGTGTTGACCGCCGTGTTGGCACTGGCGGCCAGTGCGCAAGCGCCGGGTGAGGCGACAGCGCTGCTCGGCCTCTATGCGCTGGGCGCAGGTGTTCCCATGCTGGCCATCGCGTACGGCGGGCACTGGGTGTCTTCGCGCCTGTCCTTCTTCAATCGCCGAGCCGACCTGTTCCGCAAGGTCTTCGGCGTGGTCGCCATCGGCGTGGCCGCGCTGCAACTCCTCCACTGCGACACCACGCTGATCGCGTGGGCGACCCAGTGGCTCCCTGTCATCTCCACCGGACTGTAA
- a CDS encoding HvfA family oxazolone/thioamide-modified RiPP metallophore — translation MNRDNNTRNKTAGMLGIALAGMILSGTAFAVQPLAQGYMVTASHAGEEGKCGEGKCGATEAKPAQAAAVTKAAEGKCGEGKCGDARFAQTDTDDDGRVSKAEFLAVVPNGDAYFAQIDKSRDGYISEKEAYDNVKRAFESNGKSIPAGLFANYAK, via the coding sequence ATGAACCGCGATAACAACACCCGCAACAAGACCGCCGGCATGCTCGGCATCGCACTCGCCGGCATGATCCTGTCCGGCACCGCCTTTGCCGTGCAGCCGCTCGCACAGGGATACATGGTCACCGCCAGCCATGCCGGCGAAGAAGGCAAGTGCGGCGAGGGCAAGTGCGGCGCGACCGAGGCCAAGCCCGCCCAGGCCGCAGCCGTGACGAAGGCCGCCGAAGGCAAGTGCGGTGAAGGCAAGTGCGGCGACGCCCGCTTCGCCCAGACCGACACCGACGACGACGGTCGCGTCTCGAAGGCCGAGTTCCTCGCAGTCGTGCCGAACGGCGACGCCTACTTTGCCCAGATCGACAAGAGCCGCGACGGCTACATCAGCGAGAAGGAAGCCTATGACAACGTCAAGCGCGCCTTCGAATCCAATGGCAAGTCGATCCCGGCCGGCCTGTTCGCAAACTACGCCAAGTAA
- a CDS encoding HvfB family MNIO-type RiPP peptide maturase, with protein sequence MRTIGSTTSAGLGLRRGLLPQLLAMKDGAVDFLEVAPDNWIGVGGQFGEQLTQLSARFPITAHGLSLSLGGAEPLDMELLRRTREFNDRFDVALYSEHLSYTSDEGQLYDLMPIPFTEEAIRHVASRIRQVQDVLGRRIAVENVSYYAAPYQALAEVDFISAVLSEADTDLLLDVNNLYVNSINHGYDAEDFLARLPAGRVTQYHIAGHYDEDIDLKVDTHGAPVKPDVWALLASAYRRFGVRPTLLERDFNFPPLKELLEETGRIRMMQAAYADRARLLEQSRAA encoded by the coding sequence ATGCGCACCATCGGTTCTACAACTTCCGCTGGCCTGGGACTGCGTCGCGGTCTGCTGCCGCAGTTGCTCGCCATGAAGGATGGCGCGGTCGATTTCCTGGAAGTCGCACCGGACAACTGGATCGGCGTGGGCGGGCAATTCGGCGAGCAGCTGACGCAGTTGTCGGCCCGCTTCCCGATCACCGCGCACGGCCTGTCGCTATCGCTTGGCGGGGCTGAGCCGCTGGATATGGAGTTGCTTCGCCGCACGCGCGAATTCAACGACCGTTTCGACGTCGCGCTGTACAGCGAACACCTGAGCTATACGTCCGACGAAGGGCAGCTGTACGACCTGATGCCCATTCCCTTCACCGAAGAGGCGATCCGTCACGTCGCCTCGCGCATCCGCCAAGTGCAGGACGTGCTGGGCCGTCGCATCGCGGTGGAGAACGTTTCCTACTACGCCGCGCCGTACCAGGCGTTGGCCGAGGTCGACTTCATCAGCGCCGTGCTGAGCGAAGCCGACACCGACCTGCTGCTGGACGTCAACAATCTGTACGTCAATTCCATCAACCACGGCTACGACGCCGAAGACTTCCTCGCGCGCCTGCCTGCCGGCCGAGTCACCCAGTACCACATCGCCGGTCACTACGACGAAGACATCGACCTGAAGGTCGATACCCACGGCGCGCCGGTGAAGCCGGACGTGTGGGCGCTGCTGGCCAGCGCGTACCGCCGCTTCGGCGTGCGTCCGACGTTGCTGGAACGCGACTTCAATTTCCCACCCTTGAAGGAGCTCCTGGAAGAGACCGGGCGCATCCGAATGATGCAGGCGGCCTATGCCGACCGTGCACGACTGCTGGAGCAGAGCCGTGCAGCCTGA
- a CDS encoding tautomerase family protein, which translates to MPMVTIQVTREGTTPDRDAPTNEEKAELIKGVSELLLKVLNKPLDSTFVIIEEVPLENWGWGGLPVPELRRRLAAGQS; encoded by the coding sequence ATGCCTATGGTAACGATCCAGGTAACTCGCGAAGGCACGACGCCCGATCGCGACGCACCGACCAACGAAGAGAAGGCCGAGCTCATCAAGGGCGTAAGCGAGCTGCTTTTGAAAGTATTGAACAAGCCGCTCGACTCCACCTTCGTCATCATCGAAGAAGTCCCGCTTGAGAACTGGGGTTGGGGCGGTCTGCCCGTGCCCGAACTCCGACGACGACTTGCTGCCGGCCAATCCTGA
- a CDS encoding HvfC family RiPP maturation protein produces MQPDIATLREQQFTLARHLRDPDAHAPPPGIEPRRLRVYRELFFNNIDSLLASGFPVIRETLGDKRWKELVQAFYGGYRSLTPLFTQIASEFVDFLETHANTLGMPPWATELAHYEWVEQALFVSDAQPPAHDPDGDLLLGVPILSPLAMPLIYRWPVAEIGPANIPDEPPAEWTTLLVHRDAGHQVRFARIAPLAYYLLASLQTTQRTGREHLAALAADTGIDPTQMQANGLELLRQLNSQGVVLGTLAVDQR; encoded by the coding sequence GTGCAGCCTGACATCGCCACCCTGCGGGAACAGCAGTTCACCCTCGCGCGCCACCTGCGCGATCCGGACGCCCATGCGCCGCCTCCGGGCATCGAGCCGCGCCGGTTGCGCGTGTACCGCGAGCTGTTCTTCAACAATATCGACAGCCTGCTCGCAAGCGGCTTCCCGGTCATTCGCGAAACCCTGGGCGATAAACGCTGGAAAGAGCTAGTGCAGGCATTCTATGGCGGATATCGCAGCCTTACGCCGCTGTTCACACAGATCGCCTCGGAGTTCGTCGACTTCCTCGAAACGCATGCCAACACGTTGGGCATGCCGCCGTGGGCAACCGAACTGGCGCACTACGAGTGGGTGGAGCAGGCGCTGTTCGTCAGCGATGCGCAGCCGCCGGCGCACGATCCGGACGGCGACCTGCTGCTTGGTGTGCCGATTCTATCGCCGCTCGCGATGCCGCTGATCTATCGCTGGCCGGTAGCCGAGATTGGACCGGCGAACATTCCGGATGAACCGCCCGCCGAGTGGACCACGCTGCTCGTGCATCGCGACGCCGGGCACCAGGTCCGCTTCGCCCGCATTGCGCCGTTGGCGTACTACTTGCTGGCCTCGTTACAGACAACGCAACGCACCGGCCGCGAACACCTCGCCGCGCTGGCCGCGGATACGGGCATCGATCCGACGCAGATGCAGGCGAACGGTCTCGAACTGCTGCGGCAGCTGAATTCCCAAGGCGTTGTCCTTGGCACATTGGCGGTAGACCAGAGATAG
- a CDS encoding HvfX family Cu-binding RiPP maturation protein encodes MSTNTITAAHTALISRLERAGNWAAPVGLRAILAWEFFEAGWEKLHGDNWFADLADKFLFPFSLLSPNVNWAMATWIELVGAVAILIGFGTRYAAFALFLLTIVAIHAVHLPAHWSSFAELWQGYAITNQGFGNYKLPLLFLLMLAPLIFKGAGHLSLDYLISNARRNRGATPAA; translated from the coding sequence ATGTCCACCAATACCATCACTGCAGCGCACACGGCGCTTATCTCCCGTCTCGAGCGGGCAGGGAACTGGGCAGCTCCAGTCGGCCTCCGCGCCATCCTCGCCTGGGAATTCTTCGAGGCCGGATGGGAAAAGCTGCATGGCGACAACTGGTTCGCAGATCTCGCCGACAAGTTCCTCTTTCCGTTCTCGTTGCTCAGCCCGAACGTCAACTGGGCGATGGCGACATGGATCGAACTGGTCGGTGCGGTCGCGATACTCATCGGATTCGGCACACGCTATGCGGCATTCGCGCTGTTCCTGTTGACGATCGTCGCGATCCATGCCGTGCACCTGCCCGCCCATTGGTCGAGCTTCGCCGAACTCTGGCAGGGCTATGCGATCACCAACCAGGGCTTTGGCAACTACAAGCTGCCGCTGCTGTTCCTGCTCATGCTCGCGCCGCTGATCTTCAAGGGCGCAGGACACCTCAGCCTCGATTACCTCATTTCAAATGCGCGCCGCAATCGCGGCGCAACCCCTGCGGCATAG
- a CDS encoding enoyl-CoA hydratase/isomerase family protein, protein MKMHLLTAAVLVAGLATSGAGLAADPAAQADSTEARRVDKKTDQFRLQRITPGYWRVTIDNPPFNIYGPRAMPQLNAVITQIEQDPDVRVVVFDSAVPGFFLTHYDFVPPLEESTEMPAGTTGLPPLPDMLVRLSRAPVVSIVSIRGRATGVGSELALASDMRFASREKAVLSQWEIGAGLVPGGGPMARLPRLMGRGRALEVLLSGNDIDGELAERYGYVNRALPDAQLDAFVDKLARRISTFDKRAIADIKGLVNANSLPSNEEIGKEWDAFIGSVGRPSTQQRIGRLMEFGLQTNREVEVHLPDYTVKSGTPEK, encoded by the coding sequence ATGAAAATGCATCTGCTAACCGCCGCGGTACTGGTCGCAGGTCTTGCGACGTCCGGAGCAGGGTTGGCGGCCGATCCGGCCGCACAGGCCGATTCCACCGAAGCGCGCCGTGTCGACAAGAAGACGGACCAGTTCCGGCTGCAACGCATCACCCCGGGATACTGGCGCGTCACGATCGACAACCCGCCGTTCAATATCTACGGACCGCGTGCCATGCCGCAACTCAATGCGGTGATCACGCAGATCGAACAGGACCCGGACGTGCGCGTGGTCGTGTTCGACAGCGCGGTTCCCGGCTTCTTCCTGACGCACTACGACTTCGTGCCTCCGCTCGAAGAATCGACCGAAATGCCCGCAGGGACGACGGGTCTTCCGCCGCTGCCCGACATGCTCGTGCGCCTGAGCCGCGCGCCAGTCGTTTCGATCGTTTCGATCCGCGGCCGAGCCACCGGCGTCGGCAGCGAGCTCGCACTGGCCAGCGACATGCGCTTCGCCAGCCGGGAAAAGGCCGTGTTGTCACAGTGGGAGATCGGGGCAGGACTCGTGCCCGGTGGCGGCCCCATGGCCCGCTTGCCACGCCTGATGGGTCGTGGCCGCGCATTGGAAGTCCTGCTCAGCGGCAACGATATCGACGGTGAACTTGCCGAACGTTATGGCTATGTCAACCGTGCATTGCCCGATGCGCAACTCGACGCCTTCGTCGACAAACTCGCACGCAGAATCTCGACGTTCGACAAGCGCGCCATCGCCGACATCAAGGGCCTGGTCAACGCCAACAGCCTGCCGAGCAATGAAGAGATCGGCAAGGAATGGGACGCCTTCATCGGATCGGTCGGGCGTCCGTCCACGCAACAGCGCATCGGTCGGTTGATGGAGTTCGGGTTGCAGACCAATCGCGAAGTCGAAGTGCACTTGCCCGATTACACCGTGAAGTCGGGCACACCGGAAAAGTGA
- a CDS encoding NAD(P)H-dependent flavin oxidoreductase, protein MKQRFLQTLGVSLPILQAPMAGISSPAMAAAVSAAGGLGALAIGAMGVAQARDAIGAFKRACARPLNVNVFVHRAPVACASREVRWLDHLRPEFERWRARPPEALRSPYVSFLHDAAMCAMLVEERPRVVSFHFGLPDQSQIEALRSSGIVLIATATNLAEAQAIERAGLDAIVAQGVEAGGHRGVFDPDADDLQLGIMALTRLLAQNVSLPIIAAGGIMDGAGIAAALALGACAAQLGTAFVATDESLADAAYRERLLGSDACNTVITRAISGRPARGLPNDFTRLGATIADADIPDYPLAYHAGKALHAAAMAAGYSGYGAHWAGQGAPLARTMSAGSLVRTLAHEMMEACDDVCVANRQGELG, encoded by the coding sequence ATGAAGCAGCGTTTTCTCCAGACGCTTGGTGTGTCATTGCCGATTCTGCAGGCGCCGATGGCGGGCATTTCGTCGCCTGCGATGGCGGCGGCAGTCTCGGCAGCCGGAGGGCTCGGTGCCTTGGCGATAGGGGCCATGGGGGTGGCGCAGGCGCGCGATGCGATTGGAGCGTTCAAGCGAGCGTGTGCCCGGCCGCTCAACGTCAATGTGTTCGTGCATCGTGCGCCGGTGGCCTGTGCGAGCAGGGAAGTGCGGTGGCTGGATCATCTTCGGCCGGAGTTCGAGCGCTGGCGGGCGCGGCCGCCTGAAGCATTGCGCTCGCCGTACGTCTCTTTTCTCCATGATGCGGCAATGTGCGCGATGCTCGTCGAGGAGCGTCCTCGCGTCGTGAGCTTCCATTTTGGCTTGCCGGATCAGAGCCAGATCGAGGCGTTGCGGTCGAGTGGCATCGTGCTGATCGCAACTGCAACGAATCTCGCGGAAGCGCAGGCGATCGAACGCGCTGGCCTCGACGCCATCGTTGCGCAAGGCGTCGAAGCTGGCGGGCATCGCGGTGTTTTCGATCCTGACGCGGACGATCTGCAGCTCGGAATCATGGCGCTGACGCGCCTGCTGGCACAGAACGTGTCGCTTCCAATTATCGCCGCGGGCGGAATAATGGATGGGGCCGGAATCGCCGCGGCACTCGCCCTAGGTGCATGCGCGGCACAGCTGGGCACTGCGTTCGTCGCCACCGACGAATCGCTCGCGGATGCCGCATACCGCGAGCGACTGCTGGGTTCGGATGCCTGCAATACCGTCATCACGCGCGCCATTTCCGGTCGGCCTGCACGCGGACTCCCGAACGATTTCACCCGCTTGGGCGCGACCATTGCCGACGCCGATATCCCCGACTATCCGCTCGCGTATCACGCGGGCAAGGCATTGCATGCCGCTGCAATGGCGGCGGGTTACAGCGGCTACGGCGCCCACTGGGCCGGGCAGGGCGCGCCGCTCGCTCGGACGATGTCCGCGGGCAGTCTCGTACGAACCCTTGCCCATGAAATGATGGAAGCGTGCGACGATGTCTGCGTCGCAAACCGACAGGGCGAGCTCGGCTGA
- a CDS encoding organic hydroperoxide resistance protein has translation MNLSNNIAPIEKELFTAHTHITGGRHDGAGRSDDGQLDVKLSMPGSGKPGTNPEQLFGVGYAACFLGALGVAASKRKLRLPDDTAIDADVTLGTIADGNYQIAVKLRVDLPGLDDALKRELVEEGHKTCPYSRATRGNIDVQISIA, from the coding sequence ATGAACCTCTCCAACAACATCGCGCCCATCGAGAAGGAGCTGTTCACGGCGCACACGCATATCACGGGTGGCCGTCACGACGGTGCCGGTCGCTCCGATGATGGTCAGCTCGACGTGAAGCTCAGCATGCCAGGTAGTGGAAAGCCAGGAACGAATCCGGAGCAGCTTTTCGGCGTGGGTTATGCCGCCTGTTTCCTTGGTGCGCTTGGAGTCGCGGCGAGCAAGCGCAAGCTGCGCCTGCCCGACGACACGGCCATAGATGCCGATGTCACGCTTGGCACCATAGCCGACGGCAACTATCAGATCGCCGTGAAGCTCCGAGTCGACCTTCCGGGTCTCGACGATGCGCTGAAGCGAGAACTCGTCGAGGAAGGCCACAAGACTTGTCCGTACTCGCGTGCCACGCGCGGCAACATCGACGTGCAGATCTCGATCGCGTGA
- a CDS encoding LysR family transcriptional regulator, with the protein MKIFIAALDEGSLAGASRRTGRSPAAVSRAIAYLEAHVGVPLLHRTTRSSKLSEAGERYAAACRRVLNELEEADRQAAGERSVPRGTLTLTATVFAGVELLRPIVDAFIEEYPTVHVRMHLLERPVNLVDEGIDVALRIANLADSTLVAQSVGEVRRIVVASPRYLATHPRINDIADLAKHSIVTSEHMGVDAWSFPPVEGSTIPRSVSLTPRMVVNSVRAVIASVVEGHGVARLLSYHVASELERDALRVVLAGAQPPPIPVHLVTPYGRLSVPKVRAFVDFALPRLRAAFARQPG; encoded by the coding sequence ATGAAGATCTTCATCGCGGCACTGGATGAGGGTAGCCTCGCCGGCGCGAGTCGTCGCACCGGCCGCTCACCAGCGGCGGTGAGTCGTGCAATCGCATATCTCGAAGCGCACGTCGGCGTTCCCTTGCTGCACCGGACCACGCGATCGAGCAAGTTGAGCGAAGCTGGCGAGCGTTATGCCGCCGCATGTCGCCGCGTTCTTAACGAGCTGGAGGAAGCCGATAGACAGGCCGCCGGTGAGCGCTCGGTTCCGCGCGGCACCCTGACGCTAACGGCCACTGTATTCGCCGGCGTGGAATTGCTTCGTCCGATTGTCGATGCCTTCATCGAGGAATACCCCACGGTGCATGTCCGCATGCATCTGCTGGAGCGCCCGGTCAACCTGGTTGACGAGGGGATCGATGTCGCCTTGCGCATTGCCAACTTGGCCGATTCGACACTCGTGGCGCAGTCGGTCGGTGAGGTGCGACGAATCGTCGTGGCCTCGCCGCGATACCTGGCCACGCACCCTCGCATCAACGACATCGCGGATCTCGCGAAACATAGCATCGTCACGAGCGAGCATATGGGCGTGGACGCCTGGAGCTTTCCTCCGGTGGAAGGCAGCACGATTCCCCGTTCGGTCTCGCTCACGCCACGGATGGTGGTCAACAGCGTGCGCGCGGTGATCGCCTCCGTGGTCGAGGGGCACGGCGTCGCGCGCCTGTTGTCCTACCATGTCGCGTCGGAGCTCGAACGCGATGCATTGCGTGTCGTGCTGGCCGGTGCGCAGCCGCCGCCCATCCCGGTGCATCTGGTGACGCCGTACGGGCGGTTGTCCGTGCCAAAGGTGCGGGCCTTCGTCGACTTCGCGTTGCCACGCCTACGGGCGGCCTTCGCGCGTCAGCCGGGATAG
- a CDS encoding SDR family NAD(P)-dependent oxidoreductase — translation MNTSRKVAIVTGASQGIGAGVVHSLRDRGYRVVANSRNIKASNDPDVLTVAGDIADPAVAKRIVSEALAQFGRIDTLVNNAGVFTAKPFTQLTEDDYSLNISVNLDGFFNITQAAIAEMEKQGSGHVVTITTSLTDHAIEGVPSVLASLTKGGLNAATKSLAIEYAKRGIRVNAVSPGVIKTPLHPPETHEWLAALHPVARLGDIADIVQAVVFLESAGFVTGEILHVDGGQSAGH, via the coding sequence ATGAACACCTCCCGCAAAGTCGCCATCGTCACTGGTGCCTCCCAAGGCATCGGCGCCGGCGTCGTCCACTCCCTCCGTGACCGCGGCTACCGCGTTGTCGCCAATTCCCGCAACATCAAAGCGAGCAACGATCCGGACGTCCTTACCGTCGCCGGCGATATCGCCGATCCCGCCGTTGCCAAGCGCATCGTCTCGGAGGCTCTGGCGCAATTTGGTCGCATCGACACCCTGGTCAACAACGCCGGCGTCTTCACAGCCAAGCCCTTCACGCAGCTCACCGAAGACGACTACTCGCTCAACATCTCCGTAAACCTGGACGGTTTCTTCAACATCACCCAGGCCGCCATTGCCGAGATGGAAAAGCAGGGCAGTGGCCACGTCGTTACCATCACGACGAGTCTCACCGACCACGCGATCGAAGGCGTACCGTCAGTGCTTGCTTCCCTTACCAAGGGTGGCCTCAACGCCGCGACTAAGTCGCTCGCCATCGAGTACGCCAAGCGCGGTATCCGCGTTAACGCGGTGTCGCCAGGCGTGATCAAGACCCCGCTTCACCCGCCGGAAACGCATGAATGGCTGGCCGCGCTTCATCCGGTCGCCCGCTTGGGTGATATCGCGGACATCGTGCAGGCGGTTGTATTCCTCGAGTCCGCCGGCTTCGTGACAGGCGAGATCCTGCACGTCGATGGTGGCCAGAGCGCCGGCCACTGA
- a CDS encoding MBL fold metallo-hydrolase: MRHILHILATAMLTAGLSLFAAADVAAQANSNRVDAADAPYPGMPAIPAIGDRTARYMDIPEAAKGPDVDPAKGYRLQDFGGGLYMITDNVYQSMFLVYDKGVVVVDAPPLYAAKIQQGIAEVTDKPITHLIYSHAHKDHIGGAKAIGGNPVIIAHAETARLLKRAADPDRPVPSVTFQDKYTLNVGGKKLELSYFGNAHEPGNIYIRAPEQKVLMVVDVIFPGWMPWRRFAVAQDVPAVFAQVEDIRKMKGWDTLVGGHVARTGTRADVDVQAEFYADLKKAAGGALATTKLGEGMDPKDQTNPWALFDNYIDRVALQCVNTLTPKWATRLGGYDAWIWDQCFAMEQSMRIEEG; this comes from the coding sequence ATGCGACATATCCTTCATATTCTTGCGACGGCCATGCTCACGGCCGGCCTGTCCCTGTTCGCCGCCGCGGACGTGGCCGCACAGGCGAACAGTAACCGGGTCGACGCGGCCGACGCACCGTATCCCGGCATGCCTGCGATTCCGGCAATCGGCGATCGCACCGCCCGGTACATGGACATTCCTGAAGCTGCGAAGGGGCCGGACGTCGATCCCGCGAAGGGATACCGGCTGCAGGACTTCGGCGGCGGCTTGTACATGATCACCGACAATGTCTACCAGTCGATGTTCCTGGTTTACGACAAGGGCGTCGTAGTAGTCGACGCGCCACCCTTGTACGCGGCGAAGATCCAGCAGGGCATCGCGGAAGTAACCGACAAGCCGATCACCCATCTAATCTACAGCCATGCGCACAAGGACCACATCGGTGGCGCGAAGGCCATTGGCGGCAATCCGGTCATCATCGCTCATGCCGAAACCGCCCGTTTGCTGAAGCGCGCGGCCGACCCGGACCGTCCCGTGCCATCGGTTACCTTCCAGGACAAGTACACGCTCAATGTCGGCGGCAAGAAGCTGGAGCTTTCCTATTTCGGAAACGCGCACGAGCCCGGCAATATCTATATCCGGGCGCCGGAGCAGAAGGTGCTCATGGTCGTTGACGTGATCTTCCCCGGCTGGATGCCGTGGCGGCGTTTCGCGGTCGCGCAGGACGTGCCTGCGGTGTTTGCCCAGGTCGAAGACATCCGCAAGATGAAGGGCTGGGACACCCTGGTCGGTGGTCACGTTGCGCGTACCGGTACCCGAGCCGACGTCGACGTCCAAGCCGAGTTCTATGCCGACCTCAAGAAGGCCGCCGGCGGCGCGCTCGCGACGACCAAGCTGGGCGAGGGGATGGACCCGAAGGACCAGACCAACCCTTGGGCGCTGTTCGACAACTACATCGATCGCGTCGCGCTCCAGTGCGTCAATACGCTTACGCCGAAATGGGCCACGCGCCTTGGCGGCTACGACGCGTGGATCTGGGACCAGTGCTTCGCGATGGAGCAGAGCATGCGGATCGAGGAAGGTTGA
- a CDS encoding GlxA family transcriptional regulator, translating into MLTVGFALPPGFQIMGLAPVSAFELANIVAGETLYCIRLLSEHGGAVANSFGVPLETRPLQRQRLDTLIVAGLLSPAPTSTGLLKQIRKSAGVSRRIASVCTGAFLLGEAGLLDGRRVTTHWFYARELQKQFPDAHVEDDRIFIIDGNVWTSAGMSAGVDLALGMIEKDFGVDLSRGVARQLVVHHRRAGGQSQHSALLELDPKSDRIQSALAYARKNLRLPLTVETLAEAAHLSPRQFSRAFRSETGQSPAKAVEQLRVEAARVMIEQSRNTMDEVAVETGFADPERMRRAFLRAFGEPPQVIRRNARRSAV; encoded by the coding sequence ATGCTCACCGTCGGCTTCGCCCTGCCTCCCGGCTTCCAGATAATGGGGTTGGCACCGGTATCGGCCTTCGAACTCGCCAACATCGTCGCTGGCGAGACCCTCTATTGCATCCGACTGCTGTCGGAGCACGGCGGCGCCGTGGCCAATTCCTTCGGTGTCCCCCTGGAAACACGCCCGTTGCAGCGTCAGCGTTTGGACACGCTGATCGTCGCGGGATTGCTGAGTCCCGCGCCGACATCGACGGGTTTGCTCAAGCAGATTCGCAAAAGCGCGGGGGTCAGCCGTCGTATCGCCTCGGTGTGCACCGGTGCATTCTTGCTGGGTGAAGCGGGTCTTCTCGACGGGCGCCGCGTCACTACGCACTGGTTCTACGCACGAGAGCTGCAAAAACAGTTTCCCGACGCACATGTCGAGGACGACCGCATATTCATCATCGACGGAAACGTGTGGACCTCGGCCGGAATGAGTGCCGGCGTCGATCTCGCGCTGGGCATGATCGAAAAGGATTTTGGCGTGGATCTATCGCGTGGCGTCGCACGGCAGCTCGTCGTACATCACCGCCGAGCCGGCGGTCAGTCCCAGCATTCTGCGCTGCTGGAGCTGGATCCGAAATCCGATCGTATCCAGAGCGCATTGGCCTACGCGCGAAAGAACTTGAGGTTGCCGCTGACGGTCGAAACGCTGGCGGAGGCCGCGCACCTGAGTCCGCGGCAGTTCAGTCGTGCGTTTCGCTCTGAAACGGGGCAGTCGCCCGCCAAGGCCGTCGAACAATTGCGTGTGGAGGCCGCGCGCGTGATGATCGAGCAAAGCCGTAACACCATGGACGAAGTGGCTGTCGAGACCGGATTCGCCGACCCGGAGCGCATGCGACGCGCATTCCTGCGCGCGTTCGGTGAGCCTCCCCAGGTCATTCGTCGCAATGCGCGACGATCGGCAGTTTGA
- a CDS encoding thioredoxin family protein, producing MIKQISAALLACLAATSCMADNQQEPILPNKASSSSPPMAPEFTGINHWINSPPLTMQSLRGKVVLVEFWTYDCINCIHVIPHVRQLHERYAPQGLVVVGVHTPEFGHERVLANVRGAVQRYGIRYPVAQDNSYKTWNAYGNRYWPAQYLIDRQGRVVYSHFGEGGYEQTEARVRALLRE from the coding sequence ATGATCAAGCAGATTTCCGCCGCCCTTCTGGCGTGCCTCGCCGCCACCTCCTGCATGGCTGACAACCAGCAAGAACCCATCCTTCCCAACAAGGCCTCGTCATCTTCGCCGCCCATGGCGCCGGAGTTCACTGGCATCAATCACTGGATCAACAGCCCTCCGCTGACGATGCAATCGCTACGCGGCAAGGTGGTGCTGGTCGAGTTCTGGACGTACGACTGCATCAACTGCATCCATGTCATACCGCACGTTAGGCAATTGCACGAGCGGTATGCCCCGCAAGGGCTCGTCGTGGTGGGCGTACACACCCCCGAATTCGGCCACGAGCGCGTCCTCGCCAACGTCCGCGGCGCCGTGCAGCGCTACGGGATCCGCTATCCGGTCGCGCAGGACAACAGCTACAAGACCTGGAACGCGTACGGGAATCGCTATTGGCCCGCGCAGTACCTGATCGATCGTCAGGGTCGCGTCGTCTATTCACATTTCGGCGAGGGCGGGTACGAGCAGACCGAAGCACGCGTTCGTGCGCTCCTCCGGGAGTGA